In Acinetobacter sp. TGL-Y2, a genomic segment contains:
- the dnaB gene encoding replicative DNA helicase — protein MSQATANAKTNNFDHDSKKLESASLKEFRTPPHNLAIEQAVLAALMTVAESFEQVSDVLSENDFYATRHKYIYRAIEKLAQDNSPYDAVLVNDWLIRQNLLDAVGGEEYLMQLMTDSPASFYNLEIYAVKIREFATLRNMIKVGNEILQNAYDTKGREVSEILDLAETNIFSIAEQHNNNAKAQGPKSISSVTADLIAKLDELSQLEGSITGLSTGFVELDNKTSGMQAGDMIIVAARPSMGKTTLAMNLVESVLFNSNLPALVFSMEMPADSIAMRMISSFGRVHQGHLRSGKMDGDEWSKVTGTILQLQEKHLYIDDSSALPPTELRARARRIAKQHGGKLGCIMVDYLQLMKVPGMGDNRVGEIGEISRSLKALAKEMQCPVIALSQLNRSLENRPNKRPVMSDLRESGAIEQDADLIMFIYRDEVYNKESKEAGTAEIIIGKQRNGPIGTVRLAFEGQYTRFSNLSPEYYAQYQDEE, from the coding sequence AAAAAGCTTGAATCTGCATCCTTAAAAGAATTTCGCACGCCTCCGCATAACTTGGCCATAGAACAGGCCGTGCTTGCAGCGCTCATGACCGTTGCTGAGTCTTTTGAACAAGTCAGCGATGTGTTATCCGAGAATGATTTCTATGCAACACGCCATAAATATATTTATAGAGCCATTGAAAAGTTAGCCCAAGACAACTCTCCTTATGATGCAGTCTTAGTGAATGACTGGCTGATTCGACAAAACCTGCTTGATGCCGTCGGTGGTGAAGAATACCTGATGCAGTTGATGACAGATTCACCTGCAAGTTTTTATAATCTCGAAATTTATGCGGTTAAAATTCGTGAATTTGCAACTTTAAGAAATATGATTAAAGTCGGTAACGAAATTTTGCAAAATGCTTACGACACCAAAGGTCGTGAAGTGAGTGAAATTTTAGATTTAGCCGAAACCAATATTTTTTCTATTGCGGAACAACATAATAACAACGCCAAAGCGCAAGGTCCGAAATCAATCAGCAGTGTAACCGCCGATTTGATTGCAAAATTGGACGAACTTTCTCAACTTGAAGGTAGCATCACAGGCTTAAGCACTGGCTTTGTAGAATTAGACAATAAAACATCTGGCATGCAAGCCGGTGATATGATTATTGTGGCAGCCCGCCCTTCCATGGGTAAAACTACACTTGCGATGAATTTGGTCGAAAGCGTCTTATTCAACAGTAACTTGCCTGCACTGGTTTTCTCTATGGAGATGCCCGCAGACTCGATTGCGATGCGTATGATTTCATCTTTTGGTCGGGTGCATCAAGGTCATTTGCGTTCTGGTAAAATGGATGGTGATGAATGGTCTAAGGTTACAGGCACTATTTTGCAACTGCAAGAAAAGCATTTATATATAGATGACTCCTCTGCCCTACCTCCGACTGAATTACGCGCTCGCGCTCGACGTATTGCAAAACAGCACGGTGGTAAGCTCGGTTGTATTATGGTCGATTACCTTCAGCTCATGAAAGTACCTGGCATGGGCGATAACCGTGTGGGTGAGATTGGTGAAATTTCCCGAAGCTTAAAAGCGCTTGCTAAAGAAATGCAGTGTCCTGTGATTGCACTTTCACAGCTGAACCGCTCACTAGAGAACCGACCGAATAAACGCCCTGTGATGTCAGACTTACGTGAATCTGGCGCAATTGAGCAGGATGCCGATTTGATTATGTTTATTTACCGCGATGAGGTGTATAACAAAGAGTCTAAAGAAGCTGGTACTGCCGAAATTATTATTGGTAAACAACGTAACGGTCCAATTGGTACAGTACGCTTGGCTTTTGAAGGTCAATATACCCGTTTTAGCAATCTATCTCCTGAATACTACGCGCAGTATCAAGACGAAGAATAA